The stretch of DNA GCGCTCGCTACCTAGGCGCTGGGGCGTATCTTCCAGGGACAATTGTTTGGCGAGGGGTGCTTGCAGATCGAATAACAACCGATCCTCCCGTCTTCCCGCCTGGTAGTGCAACCGGATCCGCAGAGTTTGCAGCACCGCTTCGTGTTGGCTGATGCGTTTGGCCTCGCTCGCCGTGAGCAATTGGTGCAGGGCCAGGGCATGCCAGCTCGCACCCAGCGAGGCCGCTTGGCTTACCCATAATATGGTGTTGAGGTCCCGCAAACCTCCGAGGCCTTCCTTGATGTTAGGTTCCAGGTTGGATGCCGTATCATTGAAGCGGTTATGGCGCTGCTGCTGTTCCAGCAGCTTAGCCTCGAGAAAACGCTTCGGGTCTAGGCTTTGTGCCACCCTCTCGGAAAATTCGCGGAACAATGCGCGGCTTCCCGCCACCCAGCGGGCTTCGAGCAAGGTGGTCTGGATGGTGATGTCGCGCGCGGCTTCGTCCAAGCACTCACCAATGGTGCGGATGCTATGGCCGGTCTCCAGACCTATGTCCCAGATGGGCGCTATCAACGCGCCGGCTTGCTCGCGCAGTGATTGGTCTTGCTCGGGGACGAGAATCAACACATCCACATCGGAATGCGGAAAAAGTGTACGGCGGGCGTACCCGCCCACCGCGACCAAGGCGAGGGGCCCGAGCACTTCGGCACCGCGCCACACGCTTCGCAGCACGCGATCCACCAAGGCGGCGTGCTTGCGCAGAAGTGGCCCGGGGCGGCCGGTGCTCAGAAAATGGATCTTGAGCGCAGCCCTCTCGCGGGAGACCACCTCCCGGTAATGCGCTACCGGAACTTGATTCAACGCAATTGGTGCTACGCCACGGGGCTGGAAACGGCCGCCTGCTGGAAGGCAGGCGGGGGAGGAGTCGCGGCCGACTGCGTGAGGATCTCGAATCCCTCTTCGATGACCAGCACGGTGTGCTCCCATTGCGCGGATAAGGAATGGTCCTTGGTGACCACCGTCCATCCGTCGCCCAATACCTTGATGCCTGCCTTGCCCGCGTTGATCATGGGTTCCACCGTGAAGGTCATGCCGGGTTGCAACTTGACTCCGGTATTGGGCCTTCCATAGTGCAAGACCTGGGGTTCTTCATGGAACTTGCGGCCGATACCGTGCCCGCAGAATTCCCGCACCACACTGTACCCGCGCTGTTCGGCATAACGCTGAATGGCATGGCCAATGTCGCCCAGATGGGCGCCCGCCCGCACGGCGCGAATGCCTAGCCACATGCATTCGTACGTCACCTCGCACAGCCGCCTGGCTTGGATGGAGGGTTCGCCCACGAAAAACATGCGGCTGGTGTCGCCATGAAAACCGTCCTTGATGACGGTGATGTCCACGTTGACGATATCGCCGTTCCTGAGCTTCTTCTGTCCCGGCACGCCGTGGCAAACCACGTGATTGACGGAGGTGCAGATGGAACGCGGAAAGGGATGGTAGCCAGGCGGAGCATAGTTGAGTGGCGCGGGGATCGTCCCTTGCACCCGCACCATGTACTCGTGGCATAGCGCATCGACTTCATCGGTGGTCATGCCAGTCTTGATTTGCGGACCGATGAAATCCAATACTTCCGATGCGAGGCGCCCGGCGATGCGCATCTTCGCGATCTCGTCGGGAGTTTTCAGGATGACTGCCATAAGGGGAGGGGAGAGATTCCGTGGCATGGGATTCTACTGGACCGGGCGAGCTCATTGCGTGCGGACGCCGCGGCCATTAGAGTGCTCGGGCATGAAGGAGGTGCATGAAGATCACCGACATTCAGGTACTGAGCCTGGCGGGGCCGAAGGTACCGTTCCCCATGAAGCCCGCTTGGGCGGCAGGGAGCCAATGGGAGCGTTATGGCGGCACGCTCGTCAAGGTGTTTACTGATGAAGGAATCGTTGGCCTGGGTTCCCCCGGCTACGTGGTGTCGCCCAAGATCGAGTCGTGGATCAAACCTCAACTCATCGGGCAAGACCCCTTCGCCGTGGAACGCCACGCACGCGTATTTCGCGGAGCCGGAGAGGCTTGGGGAGTGGAGATTGCGCTCTGTGACATAATCGGCAAGGCCTGCGGGCAACCCGTGTACAAACTCTGGGGCGCTTATCGCGACCGGGTACCGGCCTATGCCTCATGTATCGAAGTGCGCACCCCGAAGCGGCGTGCCGCGGATATCGTGGCGGTTAAGGCGCAAGGCTGGCGCGCCGCCAAGTTGCGCCTCCACGATTGGACGCTCAAGGCCGACGTCGCGCAAGTGGAAGCGGTGCGCCGCGCCGTGGGAGAGACGACTTCACCCTTCTGGCCGATGCCAATCAGGCGCAACTCCCCGGCACTCAGCAACCAGATGAAAGCGCTGTGTGGCGCTACGAGTGCGCTCTGCATACCGCACGCGAGTTGGAGCGCTTAGGCGTGTATTGGTTGGAGGAGCCCATGGGGCGCTACGATTTTGACAACCTCACGCGCCTCGCGGATGCCGTGGATATTCTCATCGCGGGCGGAGAAAATAATCTGGGGCTGCACGAGTACCGCTAGCTGGTGGACCGCAACTGTTACGACGTGCTGCAACCCGAAGCCATGGTGGGGGAGACCATGACGCAGTTGCGCAAGGCCTGCGCATATGCCGAGATGCATCACAAGCTGTGCGCGCCCCATCATGGCGGAGGCGGAATGGGATTTGTGGCGCATCTGCTCTTGTGCGCCGCCATTCCCAATTGCCCCTTTGTCGAAGTGTTTCACGACCCTCCGGGATTGACCAGCGACCTTTTCCAGTGGTACCTCAAGGAACCCATCGAGCTCGATCCCGCCGATGGCTGCATGCCCTTGCCGCGAAAACCACGCTTTGGTGTGGATCTGGATGAGGACAAGATCCGCCGGTACGCCGTAACGAAATAGGGCGAAACCTAAGTCTCCTTGATTCTGAATTCGACGCGGCGGTTTTCCGGAGCGTTAGGTTCCGCTGCATTCAACGGCATGCGCTTGCCCATGCCCACCACCGTAATATTCTCGGGAGCAATTTGATGCACCTTCACGAGGTAGTTTTTCACCGCGCTCGCCCTAAGAAAGGACAAGATCAGGTTGTATTGATCGCTCCCGTGCGCGTCCGTGTGACCCTCGATAATGAGCTTGAGGCCGGGCCCCGCCATTTTTATTCCTTCGGCTAATGCGTCAAGCTGAGGTGCCGCATCGGGCATGATCTGCGCGGAGTTGAATTGGAACGGTACCAATAGTGCGATAGATTCGGAAATCCCAGTCTCGGTAGCGGGCGTGTTACCCATCTCGGATTCTTCTTGCACTCCAGTGGGGGGGGGCTTTTGCTGGCGCTGACGCCGAGCGAGGGGCAATCCTCTTGTACTGTTTGTGCGGCGGGGGAACCAGCAGGGTGCTTATCGAGAGGATATCCAGAAGGACGACTGACGCCACGAATCTTGAGCGATGCAGATGGCTCGTCTTCCGGCCCAGCCTTGTCCTCGTTTCCTTGAGTAAACGCCTCCTGGCAATCGGGTAAATTTGCTTGAAGCTGAGAAGCCGCCTTCACGCCACTGGCAACCACGGTTCCCGCGGCGGACAAAAGCCGTATCCCACGGGTCTTCACCACCGGGTCGTGGATTGGGGAACGAGAAAAAATCGAGGCTAACTGAACCGGATCCGGGATTTGTCCTGCTGGGAACACGATCGGTTCCCTCGCGTTCGCACCCGCTACGCCTGCTAGTAGGTGGGCCGAGGCTAAAACGGCTATCCACTTCATCTTCTTCGCGCGATTCATCGAGATCTCCTGGATTAAATGTGCATGGGCACATGACGCACGATGAGTCGCAGCTTTCCGGGATTAGGTTTCGCCGGCGGCGGCGCGGTAGTGAATATTTCCTTGAACCGCTGTGAAAGATCTTGCGACTCAATGGCCAGATGGGGCTTGAAGCATATGGGCCCTCATCGAACAAGAGGCCGGCATCCGCTGGTCTCAAACTCAATCACCTTACTTTGGAGATAAATCATGAATGCAGTTCTGAAAGCTGGAATCGTAGCCTTGGGTTTTGTCTGTGCCGGTGCGTTTGCCGCCTCGACCGACGTCAAAGTCGAGAAGCTCGACCAAACTCAATCCGGAACCTACAACCGCCAGTATCTGGACCTGGGTAATGCGTTTGGAAAGGGCGCGAGCAAAGTCGATGCGAAGAATGTCAAGCAGTCCCAGAAGGGCGACCATAACATTCAACAGATGGCCATCGGCAATGCCAGCGGAGAAGGCAAGACCGATGTGAAGGTGGACAAGATCACGCAAACCCAGAGCGGGTCCCGTAACCACCAACTCATGACCATCGGCAATGCACGTTCCGGGAAGAGCAAGGTCGTTGCCAAGAACGTGACCCAATCCCAATCGGGAAAGTATAACGACCAACGCATGAACATCGGTAACGCCAACTAAGCCAGTCAGCTTGCCTGGATCGTCTTGCGCCTGCCTGGCACGCGGCGATCCAGGTTTTTCGTCACATTGCACGGCGAATCCAAGCTCGTGCGGCCCAAATCTAGGAGTTTTACATGTACGCATTCAGAAGAGCGATCTTGGCGGCATTCTCGGCGTTGAGCCTGGTGCTTTGTTTCCACAGCGCTCCAAGTGCAGGTGCGGCGGAAATGAGTATCGGCGACCGCGCCAAGCTGGCCAAGGAGCGCGCCAAACAAAGCGTCGCATTTGGCAGCAAATCCAAGGGCGGCGGCGGCGGGGATAATCCGTGCAGCCTGGATATCGGTAATGTATCCACCGGTGGCCCTGGTAGAGCACCCCGCGAGATCAATGTGTTCGTCCAAGGAGATGTCATCCAGGCGAATAGGAACTGCAAGTAACGCCTAGTGCCAGAGGAATTGTCATGAAAAATATTCGGAATCGGTTTCCTCGCAATGCGCTCTTGCCTCTAGCCTTGGGCGGATTGTTGGACGGTTGCACCGTCATGGATGTGAAGAAGGACGCGGTAGCCAAGACCGAGGCGGCCAGGAAAGGCCCGGAGTCCGCACCCCAGCGTTCGATCACCAATTTCTCCGCTGCCCTGGGGTGCATGGACAGAATGCTCATGGACTACGGCGTGCGCGATGTGTCCGTCCTCGTGGAGGACATCACGGACCAGACCAAGAAGGTCAATGCGGGCACCAAGGACATGCTCATCTCGGCGGTGTCCGATATGACCAAGCGCAGCCGCGCTGTCAAGCTCATCGCTTTCGGCTCGGATTCGGGAAATCTGGTGTCCTTTCTTCAGCAAGCCGAGCGTAAGCAGGTATACGAAGTTGTTCCGCAGTACGACATTAAAGGTTCCATCACGCAGTGGGACGAAAACGTCATCCAGAAGCAGAAGGAACTAGGCGTGGGCTACGAGTCCAATAGCGCGGGATTGAACATTGGAGTCGCCAAGGATGCGGCCTCCTCGGTACTAGGTTTGGATCTCACCATTCTTTCCACTTCCGATTTGTCGGTCGTCCATGGGGTGACATCACGCAATACCGTGGTCATCTTCAAGGAAGGTTCGGGCTACGACGGGGACGCGCGTATCAAGAAGTTCGGCATTAATTTCAGCATGAATCTCTCCAAATCGGAGGGGCAATCGCAGGCGCTTCGAGGCCTGGTGGAGTTGGCCTCCATCGAACTCTTCGGCAAGCTTACCAAGACTCCTTACTGGAGCTGTCTCTGGTCGCCGTCCAACAATGAAACCGTCCGCGAGGAGATCGCGGATTGGTTCGATGCCATGTACGCGAACCCCGTTGAACTCGTTACCTACTTCCAGAAGCAATTGCACCAGCGCGGCTACTACTCTGGCAAAGCCGATGGGCAACCGAACCCCCAGCTACGTGATGCGGTCTCCAAATATAGAGTGGCCTTGGGCTTGAGCGACGAGCCAAGGTTGGACTTCGAATTCTTCGACGCCTATCTGAAAGCGAATCATAGCGATGTCCTAGCGAAAAACCCTCCTTCGGCCACCAAGGAAGACGAACCCGTGGCTGTAGGGGAGGATCTGAAGATGGATGTCGCCGCCACCAACAAGACTGGAAAGTTCTCGGCCGTCGAGGTCATCAGCTTAACTGTAAAACCCAGCCGCGATGCTCATGTGTACTGCTACATGCAGGACGAGACGCGAAAAATCATGCGCTTTTATCCGAACCGGTTCAGCAAGAGCGCGCTCGTACATAGTGCGGTGCCGCTCAACCTCCCCGACAACAAGCACTTAGAGATCGTCGCCAACGCAAAACGCGCAAAAGAGACCGTGGCTTGTTTCGCCACGGAGCAGGATATCTCCAGCGGTCTATCGCCTACGGCCGTGGGAACCGATTTTGAGTATCTGCCGGTTAAGTCGCTTTCCGAAGTGCGCGACCTGTTCGTCATCGCTTCCGATGGCAAGATTGGAGAGGGGTATTTTCATGTCTAAACTAAGTAAACGCCGGACAAACGGGCGTGCACCCGTTTGGCTATCTTCAATAGCTCTCATTGTCACTCCCCTCGCGGCGTTAGCGGCGACCAATTTCTCGCCATTGGCCGAGGTGGAAAGGAAGGGACTGCAAGTGGATGCTGGAACACCCGCGGCGGCCGAACCGGAGAAAAACGCCGCGAAGACCAACCTACGCTGTTGGCAGTACGGGCGCCTGCTATTCGAGGAAGTAGGTTTGGAGTTGGCGAGCGACCAATTCAACCGTTTGCTTACACTGCAGCAAGGGTCCCAGGGCAAGCCCCGTTTGCACTTGGTCGAAACTCCCAACGCCACGTGTCTGTTGAAAGAGTACAAGCCTTGATTTCGCTGGCGCGCAGTTGGATGGCTTCGTCCATTAAGAGCGTTGCAGCCGCTGTCTTGCTGGGTTGCTGCGGCGTAGCCTACTGCGACGCTGAGTTGGGCTCCCGAAGTATCTGGGTGTCCAATTTCAATGGCGTAACGCTACGCGTCCCAGGGGATCTCTACATCACGCAAAATGGCACGCAGGCTATGGTCGTGGAGGCCGAGCCAAAGGTGCTGGCACGCATTCAGGCGCGTGTGCACAAAGGCATGCTCATCATAGACGCGGTTGGCGGGGGATTTCAAACCCAGAAACCGCTCCGGTTCCGGTTGGGCGTGAAGTCGTTACGGGACCTGGCATTGGAGAGTTCCGGGGATATTCACGCTGGTTCATTGAGGGTGGACATGCTGCGAATCGCATCGGATGGCAGCGGATCGGTCAGCGTGGAGGAGTTGATTGTGGGGCATCTACAGGTGGAACTCACCGGCTCGGGAGAGATCCGCGTAGCCGGGGGCCGGGTCACCGAGCAGATCGTTAGCCTGGACGGTTCCGGCGACTATCGCGCACCGCGCTTGCGTGGCCAGACCGTCCTGGTGTCATTAAGCGGCAGTGGCAGCGCTTACGTGATGGCAACCGGTCGGCTGCACGCGGGGATTTCGGGTAGCGGTGACATCGTCTACTTCGGGCACCCGCGAGTGAGCGAATCTGTCAGCGGATCGGGCCAAGTCATCGCGTCTAATGGCAAAGAGCGCGGTCGACAAGAATAGCCGGAATGTAGCGTCCCGGCTTCAATGTAGGGACGCCGTTCGGTTGGCCGGTAGGCATTTGATCCGAACGCCTCGCCGTCCCATGCAAGAAATTGCAGATCCTGAATGGCGGCCCGCAAAGTAATCAAGGTCCCAAGTCCTTGACTTGAGACCTTTATCGCAGGATCTCGGTTCGTCAGTGAGCGGTCGCGCAGGATTCGTCATTCACCGCTTGGGTCAGGATCGAATCCAGATAGGGGTCTTCGAAGAAAGCCGACAAATCTTCATTGCCTAATATTAGATCCACTACACGCTGGGTAATTTCAGGTTGAATGTCGTCCGAAAAAAGCAGTTTGAATCCGTTCATGGTTCGCTCCAGTTGTAATACGAACAATAGGTCGCGTCTCTAGGCGCGGTGGTTCAATCGTTCCTGTGAGGGAAGGGGCTCATTGCCATGCATGAACATAGAGCTGCTCTTGCTGGCGCTCCCGGGGCGTGTCCTATCTGATAACATCTAACCTATTTGTGAGCGTGGATTCAGTCTATGTTTGACTTGGTAATCAAGGAAGCGCTGGTATACGACGGGCTCGGTTCGGCCCCGGCGCTCGCAAGCTTGGCAGTGCAAGACGGGCGCATCGCCGCAATCGGTGAGAACGTGGGCGCCGCGAAGACGACGGTTGGCGCTAAAGGCTTGGCGTTGATGCCGGGCATTATCGACAGTCACACCCACTATGATGCGCAGGTCACTTGGGATCCCTTGGCGTCGCCTTCGCCCGCGCTGGGCGTGACCACG from Betaproteobacteria bacterium encodes:
- a CDS encoding DUF2807 domain-containing protein, producing the protein MASSIKSVAAAVLLGCCGVAYCDAELGSRSIWVSNFNGVTLRVPGDLYITQNGTQAMVVEAEPKVLARIQARVHKGMLIIDAVGGGFQTQKPLRFRLGVKSLRDLALESSGDIHAGSLRVDMLRIASDGSGSVSVEELIVGHLQVELTGSGEIRVAGGRVTEQIVSLDGSGDYRAPRLRGQTVLVSLSGSGSAYVMATGRLHAGISGSGDIVYFGHPRVSESVSGSGQVIASNGKERGRQE
- a CDS encoding DUF4384 domain-containing protein, producing the protein MKNIRNRFPRNALLPLALGGLLDGCTVMDVKKDAVAKTEAARKGPESAPQRSITNFSAALGCMDRMLMDYGVRDVSVLVEDITDQTKKVNAGTKDMLISAVSDMTKRSRAVKLIAFGSDSGNLVSFLQQAERKQVYEVVPQYDIKGSITQWDENVIQKQKELGVGYESNSAGLNIGVAKDAASSVLGLDLTILSTSDLSVVHGVTSRNTVVIFKEGSGYDGDARIKKFGINFSMNLSKSEGQSQALRGLVELASIELFGKLTKTPYWSCLWSPSNNETVREEIADWFDAMYANPVELVTYFQKQLHQRGYYSGKADGQPNPQLRDAVSKYRVALGLSDEPRLDFEFFDAYLKANHSDVLAKNPPSATKEDEPVAVGEDLKMDVAATNKTGKFSAVEVISLTVKPSRDAHVYCYMQDETRKIMRFYPNRFSKSALVHSAVPLNLPDNKHLEIVANAKRAKETVACFATEQDISSGLSPTAVGTDFEYLPVKSLSEVRDLFVIASDGKIGEGYFHV
- a CDS encoding OmpA family protein, which encodes MGNTPATETGISESIALLVPFQFNSAQIMPDAAPQLDALAEGIKMAGPGLKLIIEGHTDAHGSDQYNLILSFLRASAVKNYLVKVHQIAPENITVVGMGKRMPLNAAEPNAPENRRVEFRIKET
- the map gene encoding type I methionyl aminopeptidase, translating into MAVILKTPDEIAKMRIAGRLASEVLDFIGPQIKTGMTTDEVDALCHEYMVRVQGTIPAPLNYAPPGYHPFPRSICTSVNHVVCHGVPGQKKLRNGDIVNVDITVIKDGFHGDTSRMFFVGEPSIQARRLCEVTYECMWLGIRAVRAGAHLGDIGHAIQRYAEQRGYSVVREFCGHGIGRKFHEEPQVLHYGRPNTGVKLQPGMTFTVEPMINAGKAGIKVLGDGWTVVTKDHSLSAQWEHTVLVIEEGFEILTQSAATPPPPAFQQAAVSSPVA